CTTATTATTTATGTTGATTCACTCTATCTTCCACGGTAGTACCGAAGGAGTTTCTTCTTTATATTGCAGAATGTTAAGAAGTTTTTGCGCAGCCAGCCTTCCCAGCTGCTCCTTAGGATTCGCCAGAGAGAGGAACTTCACTGCGGATAGCTGTGCCAAAGTGCTGTTATCAAAACTTGTAAGCTCAATCTGCTCAGGGGTAGAAATCTCATTTGATTGGAGAACATTCAGCACCTTCATCGCGACTTCATCATTATAGCAAACAGCCGCCGTGCAATTTTCCAGGGTGCTCATAGTGAGACTGGATAACAGTTCATCACAGTTTTCAGTGGTAAACCAGAGTACATGGTCATCACTGACTGGCAAATCCACCGAACGCAAGGCATCAGCGTATCCCGCATAACGCCTGTGTCCTTGAATGTCATCACTTTTGAAAAAACCAGCAATATTTCGATGACCTTTTCTCAGCAATTCCTCACACACTTTTCGTCCCCCTGCCCGATCATCTGCTACCACATAGATGGGCTTTTTCAAGTCAGGGTAAAAGCCGTTGATAAATACAACGGGAATTCCAAGCTCTTTAAAGCGGGCATAAAGATCTATGTTGGGGTTTGGAAGTGCCGTCTTCGTACCTTCCACTATGATTCCATCAATGGGTTTTTGGAGAAACTCTGTAAGAATCCTTCGTTCATTATCCACCCTGTTCCTGGTTGCAGATAACATGGGAGTATAGCCGTTTTCCGATAGGACTTCATCAATACCATGCAAAATAGCAGGAAAGATATATTCACCGATATAGGTTGTTACCACTGCGATATTATGTGTTGCAGCTCTTTTTGGTACTGCGCTGCGTACATAGGTGCCGCTACCTCGTATGCGGCTGGTGAGTCCTTCCTTTTCAAGCAGGCTCATTGCTTGACGTATTGTTTGCCGACTGTAACCGGTTTGATCAACCAGTTCATTTTCACTAGGAAGCCGTTGCCCTTCCGTATAGACTCCCGTTTGAATGTCTGTCCGCAGCTTGTTTGAGAGTTCTTTATATTTGTGTTCGCCCATATTCTCTTCCTTACTACATTTTGTCCCAATTGTACCATACAACTTTTATGCTGTAAATCGTTATTCAAAAGAAATGATTGAATTAATTTAAGATTTCATACCCTAATTACATCAGCCTTGAATGTGTACAGAATAGAATTGAAAAGTAGTCATTGTAGAAAAAACCAAAAAGACCCAAATGTCGCTTTTGTATTTTTCTTGACGAAACCGCTGATATTCCAACGTTTACTCTTCCTGCTTTCAGAGCTTTCATATATAAGATCGCTTATTTATAATAGATAATCTTTACGCGTAATGACAATTCCTATCGTGCCGAGTTCTTTATTATATTATGATAATAATAACATATTCTATGCAACATCTATGTTACTAAGTGCGAAACCACAGCCTGCGGCAGCGATAAAATTCTATCATCTTTAGGCCTGAATCATAGAATGAGGCTCATTTATAATTCCAATTCATTAAACTTGATTTCATAACAGAATTCAAGTTTTCTGTAGTAATCACGCTCAACAAAATCAGAGGGTTTTACCTTCGCTGCGGCATCTGTGAAGTATGACAAACCGGCTATTTTCAGCATAAGGTATACAAACTGTGAGCAGAACATGATATTGGGCCGTATTGAAAATTTCGTTACAAGCCCCACAAGATTATAAGCACTGCCCTTGCTGTTGATTTCCATGATCTTATCCAGAACGATCATTTTCTGTAGTTGGGTTGCCCGGATCCGATAAACCAGTACGGATGCATCTTGCTTCTTTCGAAAGGATGCGAGGTACTCTTTATTCAAGCCTGGAGGCGACACATTTTCTCCACCGTTGTAGCTGATGATCGTTTTTAGTTCCTGATCAAAGCTCAAAGAGACGTGATTAAATGTTTTCTGTGTAAATACCGAAATGATTTCGCTGGCAGGGCTTCCAGTGCTGGAGAGTACGACATACAGGTTCTCATCATCCATACTTTTTCTGCAGTCTTCAAAATATTCTTCCGTGAGTGTGTTTCGATTTAGATATCTGCTATAACTATGTCTCGGAAGATCTTTCGCTATCTCACTTAAATTTTCCGGTCTCAATGAATCGGCGTTCTTCTGGAGATTTTCTTTCATGCTTTCCGCCCGGCTGTGCGCCTCTTTTAGCAATTCAAAGCTGATTACAGCCGCATCCTTCCCTAGAGCAAAGAACTGCAGGTTGAGTGAATAGAGGTATGTGAGATATGCAACGATTACCGGAGCAAAGATAACCAGTATGGCGGCGAATTTCTTTAAAACGAATACCATTCCCGTCAGCTCTCCAGCAAAACTAAACATCACCAGAAATACCTGCTGTGCCGACAATAACAATAAATAGAGGAGTATCAGCATCCATTTTACGCTTCTTCTTAGTTTTGAAGTCAGTGTATAGAAAAGTAAGAACATGGCTTCTATTGAATAAAGCACGGCATAGACGGCCAATGATTTTATGCTGATCAGATAGAGAAATATTAATAAAATTAATATTTGCATCGCATTTCTGTATAATATTTTTATGTTCATCTCCACATCCCCTTTTATCGTTCCATTGGCAACTTGGCCAATTTATTGGCTTGAGTTATCATCTCGAATAACAATATTGTTGAATCTATCTCAATTATTATAAAGGACAAGCCTGCATATTACAAATCTATTTGCGCTCAAATCAAAAGCGACGCTTATGTCTTTATCGTTTCACCAAAGCAAACGACACTCGTGTCTCTATAAACTGATTTAAAAATGAGAGTTTCGCTCCATCATTCTGAATTAAATCAATCCTTTAGTATCATATCTTTTTTTTAATAATATATTGATTATTATGACATGAGGAGCAGTGACTATATGAACAACAGTTTTGATCCCGAGTGTATTACATATAGCCAGATGAATTTGATCTTTAACGTCAGAATTGCGTGGAGGAGACTGGTAACCTGGACGAGAGCCTACCAGATCAGTCGATACGCCGGAATTGGGACAGAAGAAGAGTTGTTTTGTCGTCTGTATCATGAGGTACAAAATTTTAGTGATATGATTCAGATTATTTTCGGACGTGAAATTTCCAGAAGAAATGCAGGGTATCTATTACAATATACGATTATCCTCAGAGACTCAATATCAGCGCATATTGCAGGGGATACGGAAGCAATCCAGAGAAACCTAGAACGCTTTTATAATGCGATCCAGGAAAATGCAGCCTTTCTTGCAGATATCAATCCATATTGGAATGAAGAACAGTGGCGTATTATGCTGGAAACCTATCTCCAATACACAATAGAAGAAGGCAACGCATTCGCATCTGGTATTTATCAGGAAGATATAGCGTTATTAGATCTTCATACAAATCTTACAAATATCATGGGTGACGTATTTGCCAAAGGAATATATGATTATATTACCTCAGGTCAGAATTACATAGGGGCAGATTCTCCTCAGGTTATCCGGGAGTGCTTCACCTTGGAGCAGGTGAATGGAATTTATGAAATAAGGATGTTCTGGTTTGAACTGATCACATGGGTACGCAACTATATGCTCAGCCGCTATGCTGGTATCGGGAATGCCGATGAAGTTAAGGATAGGCTTCGGGAGGTTCCTGCAGCTTATGTGAGGAATCTAAGGCTTTTTTTTGGGAATCATCCGGCAATAGATGCCCTTGATATTGAACTGAATGAGTTTATTGATCTTCTTGATGAATTCATTACAGCCCAGCTTGCTGGCAATACAGAGGATATTGGCCGTATTACACAGCTTTTATATCAGAATGCCTCCGAACGAGCAGCTTCTGTCTCCCAGCTTTCCCCTTATTGGGACGAGAAAGAGTGGGAAGCCAGGCTGTTTAATAACCTCAGGGGAACCCTTGATGAGTCAACAACTTTTCTGACAGGGGAGTATGCGAGAAACTTGGATATTTTCAGCACGCTGATGGATCTGGCAGAAAGCAGCAGTGATTATTTTGCCCAAGGCGTGATCAACTACATCAGAGATCAACAACAAAAACAACCATCATCATCATTATCGCATCAGCAGCAGTAATCAACAACCATCAAATACCATCAACAACCATCAATAATTTAGCAGAAACTGATTTTGATTTGCTTCTGCAAACGATTCAAGCACGCTTCTAGCTGTTTGATCAACGCTAGTTTTGTATCAAAGTCAATTTCTGTTCCTTCATGAGATACATTTGCCGCCATGCCAAAATAAATATTGATATCGGTCGCCCGCTCAATCAAAAGAACCGCTAACTGGGAAGCGGCATCTGTCTCGCGGCAAAGATCGAGCAAAATCATAGGATCCTCGAGATATGCTGTGCAGAGTTCCAATACCTTTTTCAGCGTGAGAATTCCCTCTGTCACATAATCAACTCCGTCCATCTGCGACATATACGGAACGTTTCCGCCGCTGCTGTCCGAAAGCATACGCAGCGGTTTATTCATGTATTTGCTCACGGCATGCGCGGTACTTCCGCCGCACACTACTCTAATTCCATTCTTGGAAAAGAACAAATTCATGATACTATCATCCTCGTTTTTGTTTTCCGGTGGTCCAACCATCATATTGACAACCTGGCGGCTCCTGATTTTTACCACAAGCACTGAAGTATCGTCATCCAAAGAATTTTCGCTCAGTACCTTGCATCCATCTGCGATTCTTGCCGCGATCCTTGGAGCAGACAGTTCATTGGCTTCAAGCCTTTCCAGAAATTCAGCAAGATCATTGGTGCCCCAGCCATTTTCTGCAAGTTTTCCAATTCCTGCATTGGTTACGCCGTCCGTCATCAGGACAAGGATGTCGTTCTCTTGAAGCGGAACACTGCTTTCGTGGATTTCCTTTTCACCCACAAAGCGCACCTGAGTCTCATATACAAGCCGCTTACCATTTCTCATCACTATGGCACTGGGGTTATCGTACTGTACCAAATGAGCAACATTCCGCTCTAACTGCAGTACCGTAAAAGTAGAATAAGCCAGCTTTCTTGTCCTGCAGATGGGAAGGGAAGCAGCCACGGTTCCGACACATTCATCCAATGGAATATCGTGAGAGAGCATCGTACCCAGAATCGTAGCGGTTAAAGTGGAAAGAATATTCGCTTTCACGCCACTTCCTAACCCGTCCGAGAGAACAAATACCTTTTTATCCTTATTTTCAAACAGCCGAAAGAAATCCCCGCAGATAGGCTCACCGGTTTTATTAATACAAACGCAGCCCGTTTCTATAAAATGCATCTGTCGTTCAAACATGCTTTTCTCCTTCCTTCGGATTCACTCACAACGATTCTTCATCATCATCCATTAAAATAGTTCCTTTCAGATCATGAATAGCAATCTGGGTTTCTGCCGCTGTTTCTCCCAGAATGGACGCGATTTCATGCACAATGCGAAGCTGTTTATCTACAATATCATCTGCCATAGCTGCTGCCTGTATTTTCTTTTTCATGATAAAATTTTTCTTCTGACGTTCCGCTGTGATGTCTTTCATGATACAAACTACCATACTGCTTGCTTTATCAAAGACAAAGATCTGATTCAAATAAGCATTGTATTCTGCGAGGTATGTATTTTTCTCATAATGATCCTTATCGCTTGTTAGAAGATACACAAAATCAAACTCATCGAGAATGCGAGATACCGGCTGGCCATTAATATCCTCTTGCGCTAGTCTGAAAATATTACAAGCAGCGCTGTTAATATGCTGAACCTTCAAATCCATATCCACTGCCAAAATCGCATTCGGAGTGATGTTCATGATCTGATTGGAGAAAGATTCGGCACGCTCCTTCATAAAAGGCAGGCACATGTTGATCTCCGCTTTACCGTATATCACTGCCACCGCTTTATCTCGGCAGGATTCATAGCCGCACATGCTGCAGTTTAATTCATCCTCTTTACTGCGCTTGCCCATCTTGTGCAGTATTCCTTTGATCTGAGCTTCAGAAGGTTCGGATCTGCAACCTTTCTCCGAACTGGTGAACACCTGCTCCATCAAAGTATCGCTGCTAATATTATAATCTTCGTCATAGCCAGGAGGCAAAACATTCTGGTCCATTCTCATTTTCGAACAGAGCAGAGAAAACCCCTTTTCCCTGAAAGAAGGGCCTCCGATGCAGCTCCCTTCACAGAGGCTCATTTCAATGAAACAACTGGACAGTGCTCCACGTTCGACATCTCTTATCGCTTCCACACACGCTTGGAATCCGCTGACCGATAGGTAACTATGACGATCCCTTCGACTCATAGTAGATAAGATCCCACCGTGAGTCGGAAAATTCCTGGAAAGATATTGTTTTTCTATTTTAAGATCCTCTTGCTCCGTCTGAATTCCCGCTTCTTCAAAAAGTACTGCCAGTTCCTCAAAGGTTATAGTGTAGTCAACGAATGAACCATGTTGATACCGCTCTGCTTTTTTAGAGATGCAG
This genomic window from Clostridiales bacterium contains:
- a CDS encoding GntR family transcriptional regulator, translated to MGEHKYKELSNKLRTDIQTGVYTEGQRLPSENELVDQTGYSRQTIRQAMSLLEKEGLTSRIRGSGTYVRSAVPKRAATHNIAVVTTYIGEYIFPAILHGIDEVLSENGYTPMLSATRNRVDNERRILTEFLQKPIDGIIVEGTKTALPNPNIDLYARFKELGIPVVFINGFYPDLKKPIYVVADDRAGGRKVCEELLRKGHRNIAGFFKSDDIQGHRRYAGYADALRSVDLPVSDDHVLWFTTENCDELLSSLTMSTLENCTAAVCYNDEVAMKVLNVLQSNEISTPEQIELTSFDNSTLAQLSAVKFLSLANPKEQLGRLAAQKLLNILQYKEETPSVLPWKIE
- a CDS encoding SpoIIE family protein phosphatase translates to MFERQMHFIETGCVCINKTGEPICGDFFRLFENKDKKVFVLSDGLGSGVKANILSTLTATILGTMLSHDIPLDECVGTVAASLPICRTRKLAYSTFTVLQLERNVAHLVQYDNPSAIVMRNGKRLVYETQVRFVGEKEIHESSVPLQENDILVLMTDGVTNAGIGKLAENGWGTNDLAEFLERLEANELSAPRIAARIADGCKVLSENSLDDDTSVLVVKIRSRQVVNMMVGPPENKNEDDSIMNLFFSKNGIRVVCGGSTAHAVSKYMNKPLRMLSDSSGGNVPYMSQMDGVDYVTEGILTLKKVLELCTAYLEDPMILLDLCRETDAASQLAVLLIERATDINIYFGMAANVSHEGTEIDFDTKLALIKQLEACLNRLQKQIKISFC
- a CDS encoding PAS domain-containing protein → MNILQFEKVNCKNCYKCVRYCPVKAIEVKNHYAQILTEECILCGICTIVCPQKTKGAISETETVREAIRNGRQVIASVAPSFAAYFSVSFQALRTSLLKLKFTDAYETAEGAYLVKSEYERMIEEQPERVMISSCCSSVNLLIRKYYRSCIPNLAPVLTPMQIHSRILKERFPDALIVFISPCISKKAERYQHGSFVDYTITFEELAVLFEEAGIQTEQEDLKIEKQYLSRNFPTHGGILSTMSRRDRHSYLSVSGFQACVEAIRDVERGALSSCFIEMSLCEGSCIGGPSFREKGFSLLCSKMRMDQNVLPPGYDEDYNISSDTLMEQVFTSSEKGCRSEPSEAQIKGILHKMGKRSKEDELNCSMCGYESCRDKAVAVIYGKAEINMCLPFMKERAESFSNQIMNITPNAILAVDMDLKVQHINSAACNIFRLAQEDINGQPVSRILDEFDFVYLLTSDKDHYEKNTYLAEYNAYLNQIFVFDKASSMVVCIMKDITAERQKKNFIMKKKIQAAAMADDIVDKQLRIVHEIASILGETAAETQIAIHDLKGTILMDDDEESL